From the genome of Papaver somniferum cultivar HN1 chromosome 2, ASM357369v1, whole genome shotgun sequence, one region includes:
- the LOC113348422 gene encoding GPN-loop GTPase QQT2-like yields the protein MEIDSESKPVEEPVLMQTDSAESSNTQSNNGKESEDVLLNTMGKLAIDETASFKKKPVIIIVVGMAGSGKTTFMNRLVCHTRGSNIRGYVVNLDPAVMTLPYGANIDIRDTVKYKEVMKQYNLGPNGGILTSLNLFATKFDEVVSVIEKRAEQLDYVLVDTPGQIEIFTWSASGSIITEAFASTFPTVIAYVVDTPRSSSPVTFMSNMLYACSILYKTRLPLVLAFNKTDVAQHEFALEWMKDFEVFQAALDSDNSYTSTLTRSLSLVLDEFYNNLRSVGVSAVTGAGMDAFFKTIDASADEYMETYKKDLDKRREEKQRLEEERRRQNMDKLRKDMEKSGGESVVLSTGLKDKPTTSKSMMDEDEDEEDEDWEDDIEDDFGTITDDEEIGDEDDDEVVASYNF from the exons ATGGAGATAGATTCTGAGTCTAAGCCAGTGGAGGAACCTGTATTGATGCAGACTGATTCTGCTGAATCTTCCAACACTCAG TCTAATAATGGGAAAGAGAGTGAGGATGTTCTTTTGAATACAATGGGGAAACTTGCAATTGATGAAACTGCTAGTTTTAAGAAGAAGCCTGTTATTATCATTGTGGTTGGAATGGCAG GTAGTGGGAAAACAACGTTTATGAATCGATTGGTTTGTCATACAAGAGGGTCAAACATACGAGGATATGTTGTTAATCTTGATCCAGCAGTTATGACACTTCCATATGGTGCAAATATTGATATAAGAGATACTGTCAAATACAAAGAAGTCATGAAACAGTATAATCTGGGACCTAATGGTGGGATTTTGACATCACTTAACTTGTTTGCAACTAAATTCGACGAG gtTGTGTCAGTCATTGAGAAACGTGCCGAGCAGCTCGATTATGTACTTGTGGATACTCCTGGTCAGATTGAAATATTTACTTGGTCAGCTTCAGGGTCGATTATTACTGAAGCTTTTGCTTCCACTTTCCCCACTGTGATTGCCTATGTGGTTGATACACCTCGTTCATCAAGCCCGGTTACATTCATGAGTAATATGCTCTATGCCTGTAGCATACTCTACAAGACACGATTGCCTTTGGTTTTGGCCTTCAACAAGACTGATGTGGCTCAGCATGAGTTCGCTTTGGAG TGGATGAAAGATTTTGAGGTATTCCAAGCGGCACTGGATTCTGACAACTCGTACACATCAACCTTAACAAGAAGCCTCTCACTTGTCCTGGACGAATTCTACAACAATCTCCGCTCAGTCGGTGTATCTGCAGTTACCGGAGCTGGTATGGATGCTTTCTTCAAGACCATAGACGCAAGTGCTGATGAGTATATGGAGACCTATAA GAAAGATCTTGACAAGAGACGGGAAGAGAAGCAGCGGTTGGAAGAGGAACGCAGGCGACAGAACATGGATAAGCTAAGGAAGGACATGGAGAAATCTGGTGGAGAATCCGTGGTTCTGAGTACTGGGTTGAAGGACAAACCAACCACTAGCAAGAGCAtgatggatgaagatgaagacgaggaagatGAAGATTGGGAAGATGATATTGAGGACGACTTTGGTACGATTACTGATGATGAAGAAATAGGTGAcgaggatgatgatgaagttgttgCAAGCTACAACTTTTAG